From the Thermoproteota archaeon genome, the window TCTTGACACCTCTACACTTCCAACCCTTGTTCTGATTACTTGTGAATCTGCTTGTTTTGCAATCTCTTCAATTGCAGAGCCAGAGTTTAAGCAGGTAACAATTTTTGATGAAGGAAATTTTCCAAGTAAAAATTTTGATAATAACAATGCAGACTTGTCTCCAGTCAGAACATTTCCCAATTCATCGCAGATAAGGCTTCGATCACCATCTCCATCAAATGCTACACCAAAGTCACATGAATTTTCTTTAACACATCGAGACAGTGTCTCAAGATTTTGTGGTGTTGGCTCTGAACCTCTTCCAGGAAAATTTCCGTCAATTGTTTCATGCACAGAATATACCATACAACCAAGTTCTTTGCAAAGTTCTGGTGCGGTGACTGCCTGCGCACCATTACCAAGATCCAAAGCGACCTTGAATTTTTTTGAAATTATAGAATCAGCATCAATGTGAGACATTATTCCGTCATAGTATACTCTCTTTGCTCTAGTCTCAGTACCTGTATTTCCCCAAGATTCACTAGAAATCCATTTTTTGTTAAAGTAAATTTCTTCAATAATCAGCTCATCCTCTCTTGATATCTCTACCCCATCAGATGCTACAGGCTTGATTCCATTGTACTGAGGAGGATTATGTGATGCAGTGATCATTATTCCGCCAGAATATCCAAGGCTCTTAATTGCATATTCAAGACATGGAGTTGGAACCAATCCAGCAATTTTGCAATCTAGTCCAGATGAATTAATTGCAGCAGATACGACTTTGGCAATCACAGGACTTGAATCACGTCCATCATATCCAATCAAGATGGGTCCTTTCTTGAAATACGTTGCAATTGATAATGAAATGTCGTGAATGAATTCTAAATTAAGATCTTGACCGAAAATTCCGCGAATTCCATTTGTTCCAAATAATTTTGCCATATGCTTTGTGTTAACAATAGATAAATTTGTGTTTAAAGGCAGTGGTGATGCGGGAGTTGCCAAGCCTGGTCAAAGGCGCAGGGCTTAGGACCCTGTCTCTTAGGGGTTCGTGGGTTCAAATCCCACCTCCCGCATCTAAAATCTTTGAAAAATTTCTAAAGCATTAATAAAGTATATTCCATCA encodes:
- the glmM gene encoding phosphoglucosamine mutase — protein: MAKLFGTNGIRGIFGQDLNLEFIHDISLSIATYFKKGPILIGYDGRDSSPVIAKVVSAAINSSGLDCKIAGLVPTPCLEYAIKSLGYSGGIMITASHNPPQYNGIKPVASDGVEISREDELIIEEIYFNKKWISSESWGNTGTETRAKRVYYDGIMSHIDADSIISKKFKVALDLGNGAQAVTAPELCKELGCMVYSVHETIDGNFPGRGSEPTPQNLETLSRCVKENSCDFGVAFDGDGDRSLICDELGNVLTGDKSALLLSKFLLGKFPSSKIVTCLNSGSAIEEIAKQADSQVIRTRVGSVEVSRKMVPMNALIGFEENGGFMFGKHNQVRDGAMTMCLVLDLLSKSGQKLSALTKELPPSFTTKDKVSCTKEQSVRLIKTLKEQNPSADTTEGIKINVDSKNWIMVRPSGTEPIVRIYAEASSQEKLDELMSKYMKIVTLALSE